Proteins from a single region of Carettochelys insculpta isolate YL-2023 chromosome 17, ASM3395843v1, whole genome shotgun sequence:
- the FNDC11 gene encoding fibronectin type III domain-containing protein 11, whose protein sequence is MGSHSSGRGVPARRARPGPGGGRRELARDTLPGSATATMSFGTMDAYLNEIENNLQSILYNEEEDQENETWKMYMERKNIVLEFLHSDLSVHLLKRHHKRIELLKKCSYYIEILPKHLALGDQNHLMLPTTMFQLIDPWRFQRMKKVGTIQTKIQLLLLTDLLEQLEQGREELVHFLENYDMVTFLARWDLVKQKLSSLSELMDNFLAMLVPGRLYVKHRLVSDVGATKIPHIRLVLSTRMPVIFDRKESVAHEDWVSLRWFITCPQSQPEHYELRFKLLEPQTQQERIQCGIMPVTSNTCEIRNLLSDSSYRFTIKRAETYMLVYEQWRDSITLKTKPYLDEDMESTICEP, encoded by the exons ATGGGTTCCCATAGCAGCGGCCGGGGTGTGCCCGCGCGGAGAGCCCGGCCCGGGCCAGGAGGGGGGCGGCGGGAGCTGGCCCGGGACACGCTGCCCGGCTCGGCCACAG CAACAATGAGTTTTGGAACCATGGATGCGTACTTGAATGAGATAGAGAACAATCTGCAGAGCATTTTGTACAACGAAGAGGAAGATCAGGAGAATGAAACCTGGAAGATGTACATGGAGAGGAAGAACATTGTGCTAGAGTTCCTGCACTCGGACTTGAGTGTCCACCTGCTGAAACGCCACCACAAGAGAATAGAGCTTCTGAAAAAGTGCTCTTATTACATTGAAATTCTGCCCAAACATTTGGCACTGGGAGACCAGAACCACCTCATGCTTCCTACCACTATGTTCCAGCTGATTGACCCCTGGAGATTCCAGAGGATGAAGAAGGTGGGAACCATCCAGACCAAAATCCAGCTGTTGCTTTTAACTGACCTGTTAGAACAACTGGAACAAGGGCGGGAGGAGTTGGTCCACTTCCTAGAGAACTATGACATGGTCACGTTCCTCGCCAGGTGGGATTTGGTCAAGCAAAAGCTGTCAAGTCTGTCTGAGCTGATGGATAATTTCCTTGCCATGCTAGTGCCTGGAAGGCTGTATGTCAAGCACCGTCTGGTGTCGGATGTTGGTGCTACTAAAATCCCACACATTAGGCTTGTTCTGAGTACCAGGATGCCAGTGATATTTGATCGAAAGGAATCTGTGGCACATGAGGACTGGGTGAGCCTCCGGTGGTTTATCACATGTCCACAGTCACAGCCTGAACATTATGAACTCAGGTTTAAGCTACTGGAACCCCAAACCCAGCAAGAGAGGATCCAGTGTGGAATAATGCCGGTCACATCCAACACATGTGAAATCCGGAACCTGCTGTCAGATAGCTCATACAGATTCACCATTAAAAGGGCAGAGACTTACATGCTTGTCTATGAACAGTGGCGTGATTCCATCACATTGAAGACAAAACCTTACTTGGATGAAGACATGGAGAGTACCATATGTGAACCCTAA